The stretch of DNA cgcaAGTAACTTGGCGCGGCATAGCGCTTGTTCTTGTAGCTaatgaaaacaaatacaatagcGCAAATTGGCCAGGTGACGCGCGATGTTGCGGCGCTCGTAAGACGCGATTCGCGTCTATTTATGAAGTGCTGTAAAGcaagcgcaaattgagacgcgtatagcgcgagcATCTAGGCGCGatctagcgcctgtttttgtggctaatgaaaatagATAGAACGGCGAAAATTGGCTAGATGACGCGAGGTGGtagagcgctcgtgagacacgattcgcgtgacgctgtggctgaaccacagtttctcgtgctggtcgtgcCAGTTGTGgaggttgtgttggtgaacaatcataaacCGGTCGGGTGGTTgtattagtaaataaatatatcgcgcaactcagTGTGAATCAGATATTGTAGAcgagtggcacgttatttacaccaaactgcgactcaatatgcgctccaccacgctgcgtttgtggcacgtatgattcgtgttggtagtctcgtgttcgcttacgagcgctatacgcttcccaatttgcgcctagcctaagggtgggtttagactagtgatatattcgtgtgaagaaatatgatgagatttaaagaaatcgcatcaaccgtttacactagcgcgaacttatataatgaatatattcatattttcagtgaatttattcacctgcaGTAAAACTACATCCAAcattagtgatttctcaccagtgagaaattcaccagcgtttacatatgcctgaatttattctatacattttatatatatatatatacctcgaagaagtgtatcatatatattctcacccgttttcatctattttagggtgaataaatccatctatagctatagctctccctaatgtaaacccaccATAAGTCTGACATTGAATGTTTGTGCCGGTGGGGTGGTTGTGTTAGTAAATTAATATATCGCGCATCTATGTGTGGGTCACACATTGTATGCACGTGacacgttatttacaccaaactgcgactcaatgtGCGCAGTACCTCGCGACGTGTGTAGCACATATGAGTCGTGTTGATAGTCTCGCGTTAGCTCACGAgtgctatacgcttctcaaatTGCGCCTTGCCTAAATATGAGCCACGAAAACGTTTGTTTCTTTGGtcggagaaacatttgacagatAGTAAGAGTTCCAAGATAACCttctttttttcatacaaaatgcacttgaaaaaacaggaagtgggttatatctatggtataaccgcaagggtgacgtaggactatcgttgatttagagatcatttgtatgaagttgaatctgaattcattctgaatgaatgaatatttggagaacttcgaaaacgagagcgttacgttggaggcacaaggttttatgcatccaatattggatacggaaatatcctactgatggggaagaataatattcagaagctatcctgttgattgcgattgattgaaaaatcacaaaacctaatgtatttggtcacagtgttacatggatagaaaatattaaaataaactctttcatatgaatgtaattttaaattcccagaggaactgggaAATATcttatcgttactgaaaataatcttattttcagtaacgattagatatttccacattttcctcgatactggaagcccaccagtggttaatgctaactcgataaccatctgttaatagcacttgattgaaacatatttggtcacagtgttacatggatagaaaacattcaaataaactctttcacatgaatgtatttttaaattcctagaggaactggtagattattttccggatctttctcgatccaaacggaaagaattccgtgcgtgtatgtgtgtagcggctgcttcgagatcttcccggggaaccgtttgtagcatcactctcctcctgatggattcccttctggcctaaggtgcacaaacaggctcttggtgacaccgttcatccgcgctttcatgataaatgaagagcctcaccacaacagcgacaacatgctccaatcgctgttcaattagaactgagtggatttccgagcggcgctcgcttatataccgattggtgattttaatagcctatttcgaaagcaaatttaagactattgaaacaagtttttggatcagaaagtaacaagtatagaacgcgtagacattttatctttcgaatgaagtgtttatcataccatttcgttcagttgtttaggagctattaacactcaaaatctcggtctccggcgtaacgctttcgttttcgaaactttgattttacaccccggtatagaaatgaaagacgtagtcctacgtcaaaaaaatacttcattgactccgcatgaccccagtatttaccaaaaaattcgtcatatatacCAAGTTTTCCTGAGAGTGTAGTATTTACCAGAAGATTCGTCGTATATACCTTTTTTTCTGAGAGTGTATACACCTTCGCAAAAAGGATTCACGAAGTGACGTCATATTGATGTCATGtagataaacaaaaaaacaaacctGAATAGCTGAATTCGAGGATTAAATTTATGCATGAAATAGTTGTGTTTTCTTACATAAAACTGTTGCTTTTAATCTGACAAGATTCAGTGATTCCTGCAAAATGATATCCGATGCTTTAGGTGATCTAGAGAAATGTGTAAGTAACGTTGGTAAACTTCTTCACACCAACCCAGGTTTTACTTACAATAAAACGCTTCGTTAAAGGTCGATACGGCAGGAACACAATTAGATACTTTAGCACTAAAGATAACAGATGTGGAGAGAAATCTCGATGGAAACGACATGGAGGAATTGGAAAGTGGAATGATGGAATTGCTAGAATCAGTAACCGAAGTAAAAAATGAATATCAAAATCTGCAGAAAGATCTTCAAGAAGTCCAACAACTACAGAAAGAGATGACCTGTTCATTAAGGTATCAATTACGAACGATGACACAAACATTTCATGTTTTAAAGAAAAAGATCGAGGCAAATAATTTGCCCCTAACTTCACTTCCGCCACCTTCGTCTtccaacaaacaaaacagctcAGAAAACACTATAAAactaaacaaacaaaacaagaaTTGATCCTTGATTCGCGTGTTTTCCACTGTGATTCTCAACTATTCTTACTCATTAGTATTTTAACTAAGTTGGATACTGTTCTTGCCGAGCCAATGCGTGTGTTTAATTCTTTGGCCTTTAGCTATATAGTCATGTATCGGTGTTTCGTGCACTTCATCAACAAATTGATCACAATCATCCGCGCTGAAATTGCCGTAACTGACAAGGCGAGACCTTACAGGACGGTCTACCCATCATCAAATCGTTACCTTTGAACGACATTTTAGTGCATAAAAAGttaagtttatattttaaagtAGTTTTACCGATTGCTGGCGATGTGCGTATCACAACGGAATAAAACCTCATAATAAGACAGTGACAGATTCCAAAAGGTGCTCTCCACCTGCTCTTAGTTTACTGATTCGACCCAACGAGTATTAGCTTACTGTGAACATTCATAAATCTTGCGTATATGCATCTTTTAGCTTGTATACCGAATAAATGTATTCTATTTGTTTCTGTTGTAAGCAACACTAATTAAGACGAATAATAAGCTTGTCATTGTAGAAGTTGTAAGCGCATGTACATTCTGGATCAATATGTTCAAACCATAATACAACCATATAGAATAATTGAAGGTCAACGAACCAGAATTTATTTCTAAagaaaaacaaacgaacatctGTAGAAGCGAATATAGTATGGTTACTCGAGATCAATTAATATTTCCATATTACATAGAACATTATCTCTAATGTAGCCAACGTAGCAATGTAGTCTCTAAAATTTTTATTCACAAAGATGTTTCCATGCTACGAGTAAGATATTTGATTTTACAAATATTTGTTGAATATATGAACGTGaagatttttttcttgattttatatttcagaatttTCGATATTGCTTTACTCGTTCCTTATTCTTTGCTTTTTAGTAGGATATTTATTTTAGTTATTATTCCTGCACTGCATGTTCAATCATTAAttagttcttttttttctaaacggTTGTGGCTAGGCTTAGTTGTTTCAATGTACTTTTTATCAGATATAAATGGAACATCATTGATGTAGTCGATAAAGTTCACGTTCAGTTGCTCGCTTACTATAGTAAAATAGTGAGCCCTAAAAACCTATGGCCAAACCCTTAATTCGGTCCTGTACTGTACACAATTGGACCGTATTGAAGGAACAAGCGCAAAAAGTGACAGCTGTAGAAATCATGTAGACATCGGTTGATCCAAGATGGTGAAGTTAACTTATCTTGGGTTGATCCAGTTGCTTGCATGAAAATTATggattcatttttcttcaatctAATTCGGCGTtatgttttgaattttgattACTGACAGTCAACAACTGTTTTCAGTTTACATCCCTAACGCATGCACCATTGTATCATCCAACATTGAAATAGTTATTTCATAGAATACTATTATACGTTTGTTTCCATTCTATGACGTTTCACGTGAAAATTCCCCATATTTCCACCATATTCTTTGGGGCTACCCACATACAGCGTGAACAACTTAAGGGGGGTAGggattacgaaaatgtccacgcttgtccatggtAAGGGGGAAGAGGGTTtaaataatgtccacgtggacacgttaaatgaatattttaaaaaaaacagtcaCTTCTGTATTCAACAATACGTGAAATCTATTCCGAATTTCCAAGAAAAGCCATAGTTATCAATAAAAAGTTGGGCTGTCTGACAATTGAATATCCTTTTTTTCACTCCTAAATGTGTATTCTCAGAATAATGTATATGAACTGTGAGCGATcgatttcattttatttgtgtTAGAGAgtcattgataaaaataaaagataAAGACGCCGTAAACATAACTTCGTTTCTGTTTTTTACAACTCATAAGTTTCGCGAAAATGGAGTgcgaacaataattttttttcataggtGCACAGACCCTATCACTGGATAATTGTTCTTGTAACGAAGACAATGGACTTCGTTGAAATGGACTATTTTCTGGAATACACTTCTATTGGTTTGTTCGAGAAGTTTGCGCCACCACTGATGATAATCAAATCGAGACGCAGATAAAGAATAATTCTCAGAACACGACACATGAAATAGCAGATTCATTACAAATATCAATATTCATGAGTGAACCCGGAACCTGGTAAACCTTGGTTATGTAAAGGGCTGCAATGTATGGTTCTAAATTCTTTCACCGCAATATATTCAATGGATCGTGTCTCCATAAGCCACTTGCTTCAAAAACGCAATGAAAGCTCGCAGTCTTCAAGCAAATTGTGATGGGCGATGAAAAGTTTGATCATTTACGATAATGGCATCGaacgaaaaaaatctttggGGCAAGCAGAATGAACCTCTATTAGCTATCTCCAATGCCGATCCTCACTCGGAGGACTGGAGAAGACGTACAACCGAACCTGGATTCCACTAGTTCTGAAGATATCGACAGACTGGGAGATAAACGGCAATCTGCTGCACTTTGTGAAAAACTTCGCGTCAAATCCGACCTTGGAGGTTAAAGTTGGATACACTAGTTTAAAACTGGTGTACCTCAAGATTCCATCTTAGTGTTCGTATTCATCTTTGCGTATGACAACCTTTTAGTAGTGCTGGGGAACATGCATAGGGCATCAAGCATCAATATCTAGGCAGTTACAAATGCTATCGTTAATCGGCTATCAAACGAGGTTTCGGACTCTAGTGGCTGAAAGAGTGGTTACATTGTGGACAAAATTTACAACGGGGAAGCGTTCAGGAATCAAAATGAACAACGAGCGCATCCCCCGCCGTAGAAAGTTGAAAAGACTGAGAGTGGAGGTGAACTGCAACCTGAATTTCAGCACCGTGTCGACGAGAAGAGCAAGAACTGTGCCTCccgttttaatttgttttagGCCATTACCAAACCTCATCCAGTTATTACGATCCGTTTACGGGTGCTAACATCAATGCCAACAGTTTAGGTATGCGCTGAAGTAAGGGAACTCACGTTAGACAACTTAGTGGACGCGACGAAAATCTCCAGAACCAGCGGAGGTGAGGGAGGCACCTGAttgtttttacaaaaaaaaacttacaacAGGTGACACACTCCAACCGATAACTGAACAACTTTGGTTTGGGGCAATGCAGAGGCTGGTGGTTCGAGAGGAAAATACCATCAGAAACAACTTCCGAGTTGGGACGAGATCGGTGGGCCTGAAGCAAACTTTAGTCgaatttatttcaagaaaattgTCCATTGAAGCGCTTGAAGCGGTCCAGAAAATTAAAGGCCTCATAACCACAACATAATTAAAGGCCCCATATCGAAGGCGAAATTGAGAACAAACCGCTACTATTTATAAAGCTATCAATTCCAGCAATACCAAGCCatagaatagaaaataaaactagAATTTAAAACGGATTTTAAGTGCAATTTAATTATTCTccgaattttttgtcaaaaaatggataaatgtccacgtggacaacagaagGAAGAgtatagataatgtccacgcaTGTCCACTGAGGgagaggggggtgtctaaaatcgtgatttttctgtccacgtagtATGTGGACAGCTCCTTTGCTGAATATTGCAACTCAAAAACCATGTCaacttctttaaaaaaatatgttgggttatttatttatacagccattccatgtccgatatagtggttctcagattttcgttaaaagtggtaattttgttctttatcgcaaaacattagacccgtattttttattttttcattagggtgcccattttcatttcatttttcaaaaataattttcttccacttttccccaaaaatgacttttctcaaaaattcatagcttttaaGCCACTGAACCGAgtcattattttgcaaatttgatATGTTTtatgtcttcgttcaatattcccatGTGATTAGACTAGACTTGtgcaactagaatccaatcttcccgcttgttggctttaatttaatatatcgatcacctaaatcgattcagtagttcgaatgttatgaatttttgcaaaaagtaatTTCTGGATAaagagggaaaaatgatttttcgaaacaccggttaactttgaaaaatcatatctcaaaaacaaaaaaaatagccTCTCTGATttcaagatatgttatgtaaaaagtcCTTAGCTTtgcataaaatttttttttaaaaatatagcgccctcaaGTCCAAGGTTATGagaacaacaaaaaacgactacaaacaataataacgaaaataaaatccattttttttacaagttcgatatttttccataaaaTCTCATTGCTGTTCATTGGctacaatttgatatgtcgatcatctaaatcggttcagtggttcaaaagttatgaatttttgaaattagtaaatttttgggaaaaagtggaaaaaaattatttttcggcaccctaaaatggaaatggacaccctaacgaaaaaatggaaaaatacgggtctaatattttgcgataaagaacaaaactaccattttccat from Toxorhynchites rutilus septentrionalis strain SRP chromosome 3, ASM2978413v1, whole genome shotgun sequence encodes:
- the LOC129780153 gene encoding uncharacterized protein LOC129780153 — translated: MISDALGDLEKCVDTAGTQLDTLALKITDVERNLDGNDMEELESGMMELLESVTEVKNEYQNLQKDLQEVQQLQKEMTCSLRYQLRTMTQTFHVLKKKIEANNLPLTSLPPPSSSNKQNSSENTIKLNKQNKN